The DNA window TTCTTCTTCCGAGCTCCCGCTCGTATCCGGGGTTTTAGGGGTTGCTTTAGACCCGTGGGGCCACCCTAAAGCCACCCGGAATGCCTCACTCTACCACAAGGGGGCTATTTGCGGAAGAACCCCCTAAGCCGGTCCCAGAACCCCTCGGGGGCCACGTTTTCCCCCACCTCGGCCGCGTAGGCCCTAAGGAGCTCCCTGGCCCGCTTAGAGAGCCTCTTGGGCACGGAGAGCTCCACCTCCACCCGCAAGGCCCCCCGCCCCCCCCCGGGATGGGGGAGGCCCTCCCCGGGAAGCTCAAACACCTCCCCGTGCCCCGTCCCCGGGGGGATGTCCAGCGGGATGGGGCCAGAGAGCCCGGGCACCTCTACCCGGGTGCCCAAGGCGGCTTGGGCTAGGCCTATTTGGAGCCGGTAGACCAAGTCCGCCCCCTGGCGCTCCAGGTAGGGGTGGGGCTTCACCCGGAGGCGCACGTAGAGGTCCCCGGGGCCGCCGGGCCCCAGGTTGCCGTACCCGGGAACCCGGAGCAGTTGTCCCTCGTCCATGCCTGGGGGAAGGCTCACCCGGACCCGCTCCTCCCGGGGCACCCGGCCCCGGCCCCGGCAGGCGGCGCAGGTCTCGGCCAGAAGGAAGCCCCGCCCCTTGCAGTGGGGGCAGGCGTTGCGGCTCACGAAGGTGCCGAAGAAACTGCGGTGGTAGCTTTCCA is part of the Thermus islandicus DSM 21543 genome and encodes:
- a CDS encoding DnaJ C-terminal domain-containing protein; translated protein: MKDYYAILGVSREASQEEIKKAYRRLALEYHPDRHPGDKAAEERFKEINEAYAVLSDPEKRARYDRGLLGTPEVSAEDLFDLFAQVFGLRREPVAPRGEDLEAQVEVELKDLLEGKEVEVAYTRLVPCEACGGQGGKRTACPTCGGRRVVESYHRSFFGTFVSRNACPHCKGRGFLLAETCAACRGRGRVPREERVRVSLPPGMDEGQLLRVPGYGNLGPGGPGDLYVRLRVKPHPYLERQGADLVYRLQIGLAQAALGTRVEVPGLSGPIPLDIPPGTGHGEVFELPGEGLPHPGGGRGALRVEVELSVPKRLSKRARELLRAYAAEVGENVAPEGFWDRLRGFFRK